The DNA sequence GACGaatttcacatttttaggtcaagtttcgagGTTTTAGCTTTTGTAACCGTTAtattttgccattttaggaagtttgtgattattttaggtctcaaacatcatattttatcattttaatcttagattatgagtttaattaatatttcttctttgttttcttcatttctcactatgagtagctagattcttactagggtgttgacccaaccctagtgtgtaaaccttatgggtacttaatttaatgcttgtttatgattgggcattaattatttagcttagttcatgcttcaattttagaattaatggttacaaatattgattcattccttttttacttggtctctacttgagaaagagggacctagtctaggataacttggctaacaaggaattaggcTAATTGAgaatttgattagcctaattaaagggttcaaattaGAGATAGTGAGAagccgacttgagctcatatcaacaaTTTAGTTTGATACCTATTTGGagttgagaaagccaaattgggcaaaatcaatttttgaccgagaggtattgagtgggtaacgtagagttgagagctataatacaccccaatcaacaaaataagtggtaacgtatttaacccattaggtAACACTTAGGTTATGGTaacaaccctaggctttttaactatttggaaaaacaccaaaaataatcaTTCACTTCTAGCTTCTTTTTTTAGCGTATAATTGCTAGAGTAAAACTcgaattagaaatcaaaacctaTTGTTTGGAAGCATTTTAGTCATTCCATTCgctttcgtcaagtgtatactcctaacactCATTGTATCTCCCTGTGGAAATccaccccgactcttgttgggtactattcttccaacgaccatttccactcactattgagtgcagaTTGGatgtggatcaatttttggcgccgttgccggggagtttaAACGGTGTTAactatatatttgggtttgtttttggaatatcttgctttccttccgtgttactaacttgtgtgagaaatcctaggtacaaccatggcgaacaatgagctcgaaaatttgcctttgggggatTTGGATGCGGATTAGGAGCAAGTAGAGAAGGTAGCTCATGAGCCACAAGCCAATCGGAGAGGCCGAGCACCTCATGACAATGTACCCATTCCACCCCTATCTTTGCCATGAGCGGATCCACACCGGATATTGCCCAACGAAGGTTATGCTAGcgcaatagtccctccccatattagggcgggcaattttcaaatcaccaatgtgatacTCACTTTATTTGAGCAACATGGTTTCTTCACCGTTGCTCCAACACAAAATGCTTATAAATATTTacaggggtttgtggacacttgttgggggagaaagaaaacaaatgtctccgatgatgcattgaggctaaggctttttccctcctctctacgggggaaaactttagattggttggaatgatTGTCGAACCATTCAATCCATACTTGGGATGGGTTGGCGGAGAAGTTCattgctaagtttttctctcCCGGACGTATGGTTACACTTCAAGATGAgatcttggcattcaagcaagagccgaatgaacAACTACACGAGATATGCGAGCGCTATAGAACTatggtcaaggaatgtcccaacaacgatatgacggaaaacatgattcaacaaaccttctatcgtgGTATTAACatgaccaaccaatgtgtagtaaaTCAACTAGTCGGTGAGAACtttatgactatgccttatgcagaggcgtgtgagattttggatgagataGCGGATACGTCATCGGCTTAGCAATCccgggccaatgttccacaaggtgacccgAATATGATTCACattcacaaagaattgcaagaccatgggcaagccattgccgaattgacaactaccatgactcaactagAAAAGTCctaactaaatcaagtgcaaactcctaagcaagtcaatgctatgtaaggagtgaacatgatggtgaacaagaggaggaccaaTGGTCCACAAGTACAAAATCAAGTatagaattatgtgcaagaagatggtagttttgagcaagatgattcctataatgaacaagaagaggaagcGCAATACGTGAATAATTTTCAATGGCAAAGAAACAATttccaaggcccaagccaacaacaatggcgaccacaaaacaatcaagtcaattggaattctaataatcaaggaaattggagtggaggcaacaatcaagggaattggcataacaacaacaatcaaggaaattggggatgtaacaatcaaggcggatggagcaataatcaaggaaactgggggtcgggttttcaaaggcccccaatgtaccaacaaccaagcaacccacctccttatccttcccatggttcgaGTTCTTCAAATAATGAGATAGGgcgtattgaaaatatgttcaagtaaatgatggaaaacaatgccgattcggatgccctacttgcctcacacaacacatcaatccacaACCTCGAAGTTCAAATACGGCAAATCTCTCAAGatttaaattctcatcctaagggggcactaccaagtgacacggtggtaaacccaaagggtggtaacaacacgggacatgccatggcggttaccacaagaagtggaagaagcgggaatgcacccacctcaagtggaaggcaacttgttgatgatgatcaagcgatgcaagaagaagagatcccgaacaatatGGTGCAACCTAATGAtaaagttcggattgatattgatgatagtgtggaatagactcaagaggaggtgaacccttCTATggaacacattattgacataccggagccagtagtgcaaaaggctaaggcaccattgcctaagcctccacctccataccctcaaagacttgccaagaaaaattataagaatcaattcaagaagttcattcaaattatgaagagtctctcaattaatgtgccattagttgaagctttggaacaaatgcccggctatgcaaagtttatgaaggatcttgtgacaaagaagctgtcaatgaattttgagaccataaaagtcactcatcaagtgagtgcaattgtgcattcaatggctcctaagttagaGGATCCTGATGCTTtaacgattccttgtacaattggaagtgctgaatttgctaaagctctttgtgatcttgggacaagtatcaatttgatgccctattcggttttcaagactttggaaattggtcaaccaagacccacctctatgagattgcaaatggacGATTGTACTATGTAGAggcctttgggagtgattgaagatgttttggttcGTATTGATAGATTCATTCTTccggcagattttgtcattctagactaTGAGGTTGATTATAAAGTGccaattattcttgggagacctttccttgctacgggtaaggctctttgtgatatTGAAGTTGGAGAACTTactttccgggttggtgatgaaaaaatggtgttccatgtgtgtaagtccatgcggtaACCAAagagcaatgaggtgtgttcttttgtggacttggtgaccgatgttattgttaaTGAAACAAgttctacaatcaatgttggtgatatattggaggccgtcttgctcaactttgatgatgacgagatggatgactTTATGGAATTGTGTAAACTCTATGTAAGGAAtgaggtcgtacaactatgcaccccggaaattgtccttggatcttgaaaataagacaactcctcctacaaagtcTTCTATTGAATagcctcccaccttggagttgaagccattgcctccacatattcggtatgaatttcttggtccttgttctactttaccagttattatttcatcttgtttgactaatgtacaggtagattccacattgacggtgctacaaaagaggaagaaggctattgggtggaccttgGAGGATATTTGAgggataagccccgccttttgcatgcataagatcaagttggaggatggtgccAAACCAtcaattgaacatcaaaggagactcaatgaggctatgcaagaagttgtcaagaaggagattattaagtggttggatgccggggttgtctaccccatctccgatagttcatggacctctctggttcaatgtgtcccaaagaaggggggcatgacggtggtcaccaatgacaagaattaGTTGATTCCTACTAGAACGGGGATCggttggagggtgtgtatggactatcgcaagctcaacaaagtcacaaggaaggatcactttccactttctttcttagatcaaatgctcgataggTTGGCCGGTCGTGCTTTATATTGCTTTCTTGAGGGGTaatcgggctacaaccaaattctcattgctccagaatatcaagagaaaataacctttacatgtctctatggtacttttgctttcaagcggatACCATTTAGTTTGTGACATGCACCGACGaattttcaaaggtgtatgatggctattttcacggacatggtagaggactaccttgaagttttcatggatgacttcttggtggttggagattcttttgatgattgtcttgaaaatttagataaagtgttggctagatgtgaagaaacaaatttggtgctcaattgggagaaatgccatttcatggtcgaggaaggtattgtccttggccataaaatctcaaggaatggaattgaagttgacaaggcaaagattgaggtaatTTCTAAGCTTCTTCCCttacttcggtgaagggtgtgcggagtttcttaagTCATGCGGATTTTTACCGGAGCTTCATCAAAGACTTCTCTAAGGttgtgaacccgttgtgcaagcttcttgagaagaaGGATAAGTTTAATTTCAATTATGATTACATGAGAGATTTTGAATTGTTTAATCtaaagttgacaactactcccatcatcaccgctccaaattggagtgttccttttgaactcatgtgtgatgcaagtgacgtagcggttggggctattttgggaaaatgcatcaacaagatttttcagccggtctactatgctagtaagaccatgaatagtgcccaaatcaactataccgttacagagaaagagctccttgttattgtgtttgcaattgagaagttctgcacgtacttgatgggtgcaaacattgtccacacagatcatgcggtacttcattatcttatgagaaaaaaggactccaaagctcggttgatgaaaTGGGTGCTCTTGTTaaaagaatttgatattgacatccaagatagaaaagttAGTGAAAACCaagtttggaggaggaggggaggccgcatgatggccttgaaatcaatgactccttccccgatgagcaactcttggcaattttaatgaaagaggtgccatggttcgcggacttAGAAAATTGttttgtgtgtggaatcattccggatgagttctcttcaagccaaagaaagaaactcaaacgggattgtcaagactattattgggatgaaccataccttttacGGATTTGCACAGAtagggtgattagaagatgtgtactggAAGAAGAgaaaggtgaaattcttgggacTTATCATTCTTCGCCATATAGTGGTCATcgtggtggagcaagaacgacggccaaagtgcttagttgcggTTTTTATTGGCCTACTATTTACAAAGATGCTAGTGAGTTAGtgaaaaaatgtgataaatgtcaacaggccggtggaatctcaataaaaaatgaaatgcctctcacaaccattttggagattgatattttcgatgtgtggggttttgacttcatgggccctttgttgagttcttgtggaaagacctacatcttggtcgcagtggattatgtgtccaaatgggttgaggctgtttctttacccaacaatgaggcgagaggtatggtggctttcttgaacaagaatattttcacagggtttggtactccacgtgcaattataagcgatggggtcacatttttgcaacaaagcttttgacactttacttagcaggtatggtgttactcacaaagtcatgactccctatctcccacaagctagtgggcaagtggaagtctccaacaggGAAATAAAGAGTATCttatccaaaacagtgaatgctaattggacggattggtccaagaagcttgatgataaATTATGagcttatcggacggcttacaaaatacctatcggaatgttcccataccggttggtgttcggaaaagcttaTCATCTTCCGATCACAAGGAACTCGATCGGAGCTTATGGAACTCGATTGCTTATGAGCTTATGGAACGGCTTACAAGAAGCTTATCATCTTCCATATGAGCTTATGGAACTCGATCACAAGGCAATGTAGGATCTAaaaaagttgaatcttgattgagatatagccgctaacttgagggttgcacatttgaatgaattagatgagttccggtgccatgcttatgcgagttcgtccttgtacaaagaaaagatgaaatatctttatgataaatatatttggaacaaatagttcaaggtgggcgatcttgtattgttgtttaactcaaggttgaggatgttttccgggaagctaaaatccaatggagtggtcccgggaagctcaaggttgaggatgttcaAGGTGGGAGATCTTGTATGTGCAGTAGCAGATGAGCATTGCGGCTGTACATTtctcttgcggaccgcacatttgaaACATCAAAAgtaccaactctctgaagtttaagCTTGTCAGTGCGGAGGTCGATCTGCGACCGCACGTGAAATTTGCGGCCGCAcctgaaaatgtgcggaccgcagattatGTTATGAGAATATTCACCCAGGTGGTAGGGTGCGAACCGCACTCGCCTCTTCCCCCTTCTCACAATTACTAGTATAAATAGAACAACAGACCTCATTTTACCCCTTTCCCAATTTGAAAACCAATGTTACCTTGCTAAGTTTTCTTGGAGATTTTCATTGTCCACACACACAGCCACACCGATTAGTCACTCATTTCACTCACTCTAtatggtatgcttcaatttcatgTTAATATTTATGTTAGTttaatttgtagatatttttagttctttttaggccatctgtTATTAGAGTTCCATTGTGTGTCCATGTGGGATAGATCTGAACTGGGTTAACTTGATACATGCTCTACGGGGATTGAGTTAGTGAAATTTCATGCTTTTACAATGTTTCCATGCCTACTTGtgcaagaaattaaaaaatcttAGAATAAAAAAGTTGTCTGTTCGTAATTGTTTGGATTCTGTGGCGGCACTTGAATTGTGCGGTTCGCATAAATCGATTTTTAGAGACTTATGTGAGGCAggaatctgcggccgcaagaaaAATTATGCGAACCGCAGATTTCTTCGTGTGGACGCAGATTAGGCCCTTCTTTTTCATCAGAGAGTCTTCACTTTTTATATTCCAAGGTATGGCTGCAAGTCAAATTGTACGAACCGCAGATTGCCCATTTCTTTATCATCAGAGAGTTTACAATTTTGGCACTCAGAAGTGCGACCACAATCtcaaatgtgcggaccacacttcccttctgcggtcgcacaatagaAATGTGTGGATCGCTTGTTCCCATCTGCGGCCGCATGTCAAATTGTGCGAACCGCAGATCCCTTATTTTGCAGGCATGGCTCAACTGCACAGCCCCACTATGTCCAATTATTTCTCTCGTACCTCCATGTCTCCTGTATGTGTTTGAACAATGAATTACAACTAACTATCTCCTCTGCTTAATACAGACAATGGTTTGATTAAGAGGCCAATACGACACTTCAAATGGGAGAGGTTAATCTTCTCAGGGTCGAGGCAAAAGTGCCTTTCCCCTTGGCCATCCCAAgacaataagaaaaaaaatatgtCACGTCTAGCGAGGTATCAGAGGGAAACCCGGCCTCTGTTCAGGAGAAGTAGATGACCACTCAGTTGAGGCCGCAGGGGAGATACCAGCTCTGCGACGAACCGTCTTCATCTCATAGTACCTCCGAGGGATCAGAgggtgctagtcaggcttctgatcCATCAACTACACCAGTCCTTGAGGCATAGGTTACACATGACATCCCCGATGATTGTAGAGGGGGAGATGATACAGCTATAGGGCTTGAGAGATCAAAGaaaaagaggtttgggaggattgTTTTGTCAGCTTGGCCGCCTTCACCAGTTTTCGTATgcggtggccagtgaggtcgctaaCTCTTGAGCGATAGTTTCTGttgaaggatttggataagtACAACCCAGCTATATTAAGACAGTTCAGGGCAcgaaaggggtggatgtggttcaccgagATAGTAAAGGATTCCAAAGAATACCTCGTTTgtgaattctatgccaatgtggctcatataaagaaagggactaaggtgaccaaagtacgcaacctcaaggtgaggtttgatcagcatatGCTAAATGCGTATTTGGGCTTCGAGGATGTTGAGCCGAAGGAAAAGCTGGAGAAGTGCGCACTGAAGGAGGAAGTCCGACCTTGGTTGGTTGAAATTCTAGCACCACCAgagccaccaccaccatggattaccaCTGGGGTTCCCATTCAACGGAGTACTTTATGCTTTGAGGCTAAAGGGTGGCTGACCTTTGTGTGTAGAAAATTGGATCCATGCCAGAATGAGACTCACCTTCTTATCCCTCGGGCAGTACTAGTGGCTTCCATCATGACTGGTTACCCAATCAATATGGGTGCCATGATGTTGCCTAACATTTCAGTGATTGCACGGTAAGACATCTCGGCCTACCCTTATCCCAACACAATCATAGAGTACCTTATTGATGCAAAGGTAGAGCTGAGATATTTTGACACCAAGGTAAAGCCGAAGAAACCATTCGAATGATATTCTCTGATGGATATGAGCAACCTAAAGAAGAAAGTCCATCCTTCTACAACTATAGACAAGTCTGATGAGCCAACAATGGTAGTTTCTGAGGCAGTTGATCTTCCATCCACCTCTGTTGAGCCTTCTACCGGTGCCATTGTTATTCCTCCACCATCATCTTCAACTCCTACCAAATCCGCTAGAGTTGCTCTAAAGCTAGTGCCCATGCCCACAGTTCTTTTATGTGCTCTGTGAGTCTcctagacattggcgagtctcaacaactggatgcagacaaacACTTCTAAGATGTCTGACTTGTCTAGTACTGTTGTAGCGTGATCCACTTCTCAGGCACCACAGGCTCCTTCTAATATTCATTAGACACtgaagaagattttggagaaccagaagacaatcatggacaccttggtacTGATGAGGATCTAGGAAAGGAAgtaagaagatgaggaagtcccaggcagcaagaaatcagtggacaagctccggcgGGAGGTGACTAGACTTGCTATAGCTGGAGATCTTCCATTTGATATGCTGCTTGACCCGCACCTATCTGTCCTAGATCCTTCAGTACCATCTGCATCGGTagcaccagttggccagtctgacgagccagaccttgctgccgacactgctgaggcagtgcgtgCGACGTTCAACAACCTAGCCACACCTAGATTGATAATGATAAGATTCAGTTGGCTGACCCTGAGGGAGATGACATTGTTAGGGATactgagatgtccaaggatccttagggagttttcttcaccctctcctcatttactcttattttgctaagctttggggacaatgcttacttttattcgggggggggaGTTCATTTGACACATTGGTACACTTTGATAcatttggtctgtaataatttgatgatactctttattttcttatttgtatttatctagCTTCTCTCTCGTCTCTTATGTATATCTATctctctttagtagtttttgcttattAGATTCTTATTTTTTCCATATTAGTTCTTGTTTTgctaagtagcttctttttatgctttagtagataataagcctttgattttcttaatgccacagttcttaccaaaggtagttgttgtgtgaacctgGTGACTcatcccaatgatggatggcttgataaccttcttaagggaatgagtccatttttgtgtttaggtaataatagtagtagtaataaataaaatacctAATAAAGTCATTCTCGAAGAGTTAATCATGCTTCAAATGGTACCAACTCACTTAACTACGTACTTATGTCGAGTGGTTTAaatggaccatagtgatctttaaacttgaatgtggtcattgtaggctctcgactctatcctcttttacaatctagTTGCATAAGGAGTGAGTGAATTTTTGTTATTCCAAGTATCCGTGCGAAggatctagaacttgccccgaatgtgtttcaaggcaaaatcctaagctttgcttggtttgagaggtgattgtaggctttccttggcccgtttgagctttctattgccaaccaatatTGTTAttcctagtcaacccatttgagccgcTAGCCtatctcatttgataaccatgttataagcctttacccattttgttgtGACCCACTCTTGGCACCCGGtttttccttaacactcttgtgaaacaagtggcttaaaacataagtttggaggAGATATGAgaaatttgaaaaaggtatcaaggcacaaaaagagaaaataaatgatctctttgaaaagaaaaggcaagaaaagaaaagaacaaaagaaaaatgcaaaagtgaataagtggaggGGTTGATGGATTCAagaagaggtaatgatccctagCATGAgcaatcaaaaagggagaaaaagaatgacaTGAAGAAGAAATGGTGATGTTAAGTATCTCTAGTACCTAATGAAAAGAAAATTACTCAAGAATTGGTAATTGTGAGCCAAGAACTGAAAATTTGGAGTGCTTAGgaaaaggtgtaaccacttacccatatggtacCCTActctaatccaaaagccttcatcaTAACCCggaagaagtcctacttgatttcgaaccaagtgagcttatattagtggcgatctacatgaggggcaagcctatggtacttgaagccgtacttgtgacattctcttgtgagagatgAGTGGACCTTTTATGAATATTAAAATTGAGTGCTAATTTCTaaagtgagcttggcaaatggaaagtagaggaggaagaatTTAGAGTCCACCATAActtacatgatagaacaagagtccttgatgagtaaagtcaattcttgaagctcaaatgtcacattagaactatatgtgtatgaatatttgacttgtcaccttgttgataatgaataagtagtgtgggtaattgttggtcccaactgatgtatgACTAGCATacctttgactcgctgaaatgacccttaactctaggaagtgggaactaatttatttgcttgagtacaagcaaagacttaagtttaggggatttgataagtggggattttgactacttattagcttctttttgcttttgtttttatccgaaagtattgatttatgttcccgaaactaatgaaaatatgcaaattgtaggaatgttggaagtttggtctccaataatgaaatccaactcaaaaaggagtactttgaatcacaaggcaagaaggggcgCAAAACGTAAGAAGTGCGGTTCGCAGAAGaaagtacggaccgcagaattccatcta is a window from the Nicotiana tomentosiformis chromosome 10, ASM39032v3, whole genome shotgun sequence genome containing:
- the LOC138900178 gene encoding uncharacterized protein: MAPKLEDPDALTIPCTIGSAEFAKALCDLGTSINLMPYSVFKTLEIGQPRPTSMRLQMDDYFVILDYEVDYKVPIILGRPFLATGKALCDIEVGELTFRVGDEKMVFHVCRFHIDGATKEEEGYWVDLGGYLRDKPRLLHA